One region of Jatrophihabitans cynanchi genomic DNA includes:
- a CDS encoding acyl-CoA dehydrogenase family protein gives MYLGYSPEHERLRRELRAYFAALMTPERREALAASGDYGDGTVYKDVVRRMGHDGWLALGWPQEFGGRGGSALDQLIFTDEAAAAGAPVPFLTINTIGPTIMRFGTAEQRAQYLPKIAAGELHFAIGYSEPGAGTDLAALRTRAARDGEEYVINGQKMWTSLIQYADYVWLACRTDPDAPRHKGLSILIVPTSAQGFSYTPVHTVSGPTTSATYYSDVRVPASALVGEENKGWPLITNQLNHERVALTSAAPIMTALREVRDWAQQTKRPDGRRVIDQEWVQLALARVHAKVQFLRLMNWQIASADSLGPADASATKVFGTEFATEAYRLLTEVLGANGYVRSGSPAAVLHGRVERMARSSLILTFGGGTNEVQRDIIAGAGLHLPASGR, from the coding sequence ATGTACCTCGGCTACTCCCCGGAGCACGAACGACTGCGTCGCGAGTTGCGCGCGTACTTCGCCGCGCTGATGACCCCGGAGCGCCGCGAGGCGCTGGCCGCGAGCGGCGACTACGGCGACGGCACCGTCTACAAGGACGTCGTGCGCCGGATGGGTCACGACGGCTGGCTCGCCCTCGGCTGGCCGCAGGAGTTCGGCGGCCGCGGCGGCAGCGCCCTCGATCAGCTGATCTTCACCGACGAGGCCGCCGCCGCCGGCGCTCCGGTGCCGTTCCTGACCATCAACACCATCGGCCCCACGATCATGCGGTTCGGAACCGCCGAGCAACGCGCGCAGTACCTGCCGAAGATCGCCGCGGGCGAACTGCACTTCGCCATCGGCTACTCCGAACCCGGCGCGGGCACCGACCTGGCCGCACTGCGGACCCGGGCCGCGCGCGACGGGGAGGAGTACGTGATCAACGGGCAGAAGATGTGGACCAGCCTGATCCAGTACGCCGACTATGTGTGGCTGGCCTGCCGCACGGATCCGGACGCGCCCCGGCACAAGGGGCTGTCCATCCTGATCGTCCCGACCTCTGCCCAGGGCTTCTCGTACACGCCGGTGCACACCGTGTCGGGACCGACCACCAGCGCCACCTACTACTCGGACGTGCGCGTGCCGGCCAGTGCGCTGGTCGGCGAGGAGAACAAGGGCTGGCCGCTGATCACCAACCAGCTCAACCACGAACGGGTCGCGCTGACCTCGGCGGCGCCGATCATGACCGCGCTGCGCGAAGTGCGTGACTGGGCGCAACAGACCAAGCGACCGGACGGCAGGCGGGTGATCGACCAGGAGTGGGTGCAGCTGGCATTGGCCCGGGTGCACGCGAAGGTGCAGTTCCTGCGGTTGATGAACTGGCAGATCGCCTCGGCAGACTCCCTCGGCCCGGCCGACGCCTCGGCCACCAAGGTCTTCGGCACCGAGTTCGCCACCGAGGCGTACCGGCTACTGACCGAGGTGCTCGGCGCGAACGGCTATGTGCGTTCCGGCTCGCCCGCCGCGGTGCTGCACGGTCGTGTCGAGCGGATGGCCCGCTCGTCACTCATCCTGACGTTCGGCGGCGGCACCAACGAGGTGCAGCGCGACATCATCGCAGGCGCGGGGCTGCACCTGCCGGCGAGCGGGCGCTGA
- a CDS encoding ferredoxin has protein sequence MEIRVDTELCEANAVCCGLAPAVFQLDDEDNLHILTQSPTEEQWPRVRLAIERCPRTALSIVGDDA, from the coding sequence ATGGAGATCCGGGTCGACACCGAACTGTGCGAGGCGAACGCGGTGTGTTGCGGCCTTGCCCCGGCCGTGTTCCAGCTGGACGACGAGGACAACCTGCACATCCTCACCCAGTCGCCCACCGAGGAGCAGTGGCCGCGGGTGCGGCTGGCGATCGAGCGGTGCCCGCGAACGGCGCTGAGCATCGTGGGTGACGATGCCTGA
- a CDS encoding ABC transporter substrate-binding protein has product MPPREFVNAQVGAAGGAVAGAGAGGGAGAAGGTGTGSATGNGAAAGGDAAGSGSGGTAAGGGAAGGGAAGGAAGGGSGGGGSGGGAKAGTGSGGGARSGGGAAGSGSGGAEAASCTGFKNSQGISNSSIKIANASDVSGPVPGLFQSAQQAMKAYVAYFNATASICGRTLSLENLDSQTSSGGDGQAATTACADAFAMVGSMGAFDDGGANTVKNCGIPDLRAASTTGARANVPNVYGVYSLRANLVETAPADFYKKAYPGVDKKAAFLYLNAGASSINAKSEMKGWEHEGYDFVYSAGIPVTEFNYTSYVSAMQSKGVKYVQYVGAYQNAVRLKQAMAQQGFNPLFVMDPTAYDQGYVSSGGSAVEGTHVFIGSETFEDSNKIPEMKLYLQWLQRVAPGAKPSFFGLFAWSAGRLFTDTALKLGGKLTRASLLAALAGIDNYTGYGMLSPQHVGKKITGGCYGFIVLKGGKWVREGPTPFACGPVVDTGIS; this is encoded by the coding sequence GTGCCCCCTCGCGAGTTCGTCAACGCGCAGGTCGGCGCCGCCGGCGGCGCAGTAGCCGGCGCCGGGGCGGGCGGCGGCGCAGGCGCAGCCGGGGGGACGGGCACCGGCTCGGCGACCGGAAACGGGGCGGCGGCAGGTGGTGACGCCGCCGGCTCGGGCAGTGGGGGTACCGCAGCGGGTGGCGGCGCGGCAGGCGGCGGCGCCGCGGGAGGCGCGGCCGGCGGCGGGTCCGGAGGTGGCGGGTCCGGGGGCGGCGCGAAGGCCGGGACCGGCTCCGGGGGCGGTGCGCGATCCGGCGGCGGCGCGGCCGGCTCCGGCTCCGGCGGCGCCGAGGCGGCGAGCTGTACCGGGTTCAAGAACAGCCAGGGCATCAGCAACTCGAGCATCAAGATCGCGAACGCGTCGGACGTCAGCGGCCCGGTGCCGGGACTGTTCCAGAGCGCGCAGCAGGCGATGAAGGCCTACGTCGCGTACTTCAACGCCACCGCGAGCATCTGCGGCCGCACGCTGTCGCTGGAGAACCTGGACAGCCAGACCAGCTCGGGCGGCGACGGGCAGGCGGCCACCACGGCGTGTGCCGACGCGTTCGCGATGGTGGGCTCGATGGGCGCCTTCGACGACGGCGGCGCCAACACCGTGAAGAACTGCGGCATCCCCGACCTACGAGCAGCGTCGACGACCGGTGCACGGGCGAACGTTCCGAACGTCTACGGGGTGTACTCGCTGCGCGCCAACCTCGTCGAGACCGCGCCGGCCGACTTCTACAAGAAGGCCTACCCGGGCGTGGATAAGAAGGCGGCGTTCCTGTACCTGAACGCCGGGGCGTCGTCCATCAACGCCAAGAGCGAGATGAAGGGCTGGGAACACGAAGGCTACGACTTCGTCTACAGCGCGGGCATCCCGGTCACCGAGTTCAACTACACCAGCTACGTGAGCGCCATGCAGAGCAAGGGCGTCAAGTACGTGCAGTACGTCGGCGCCTACCAGAACGCGGTGCGGCTCAAGCAGGCGATGGCGCAGCAGGGCTTCAACCCGCTGTTCGTGATGGACCCGACCGCGTACGACCAGGGCTACGTCAGCTCCGGCGGCTCGGCGGTCGAGGGAACCCACGTGTTCATCGGCAGCGAGACGTTCGAGGACTCGAACAAGATCCCGGAGATGAAGCTCTACCTGCAGTGGCTGCAGCGCGTCGCGCCGGGAGCCAAGCCGTCGTTCTTCGGGCTGTTCGCCTGGTCGGCCGGCCGGCTGTTCACCGACACCGCGCTCAAGCTGGGCGGCAAGCTGACCCGCGCCAGCCTGCTCGCCGCGCTGGCCGGGATCGACAACTACACCGGCTACGGAATGCTCAGCCCGCAGCACGTCGGGAAGAAGATCACCGGCGGCTGCTACGGCTTCATCGTCCTCAAGGGCGGCAAGTGGGTGCGCGAGGGGCCGACGCCGTTCGCCTGCGGGCCCGTCGTCGATACCGGGATCAGCTAG
- a CDS encoding branched-chain amino acid ABC transporter permease produces MNAFLAYTFTGLFTGAAYAIAASGLVLTYTTTRVFNLAHGAISMVMAYLYWQLTHQAHLPSLAAVALILLVIAPASGIVIERVMMRDLGDAPVSVSLVVTVGLFVLLIGLAQQFWPSDVGRNVPQFFGFDAVSIGTFRLSYHYILTIVVSAAVAAALYVLLNRTRTGTAMRASVDNKELLQLFGSSADRVSMASWAIGSSLAALAGILLVSVVQLNYYDLTFLVINAFAAAMFGRLQHLPLTYLGAIVLGLGQTYVQGYLPSGELLLGFRDALPTIVLFAVLIFVPQVRLRVGQIRGILAAPVPTRRRTAEVAVGLVIAVTVVGQFLGATNQLRLGDALAFGIVMLSLVLLTGYGGYVSLAQLSFMGIGAAVVCKLDTSSPLAVLAAALIAAAVGALVALPVLRLTGLYLALATFAFAQLMDKLVFQASFMFGFNGSLNAKPVSLFGYRFDNANRYVFLLVVVFTLIAIGLLALRRGPVGRVLIAMRDSPAACGTLGLNQRWFRVGLFSLAAAIAGVGGGLVAGLRGTVSQQDFQALSGLLLLLLAVVCGATSMTGAFLGGLLLMLLPVLQSQFPALGGLEFLIIGVGAVSLGRDPNGLANLLFTAGRAIRRRIPRLSGSGPAGSPADAPVHSTAREQERVISHGLA; encoded by the coding sequence ATGAACGCCTTCCTCGCCTACACCTTCACCGGGCTGTTCACCGGTGCGGCCTACGCGATCGCGGCGTCCGGCCTGGTGCTGACCTACACCACCACCCGGGTGTTCAACCTGGCGCACGGCGCGATCAGCATGGTGATGGCGTACCTCTACTGGCAGCTCACCCACCAGGCGCACCTGCCCAGCCTGGCGGCTGTCGCGCTGATCCTGCTGGTGATCGCACCCGCGTCCGGCATCGTGATCGAGCGGGTGATGATGCGCGACCTGGGCGACGCGCCGGTCAGCGTGAGCCTGGTCGTCACGGTCGGACTGTTCGTGCTGCTGATCGGGCTGGCCCAGCAGTTCTGGCCGTCGGACGTGGGCCGCAACGTCCCCCAGTTCTTCGGTTTCGACGCCGTGTCGATCGGGACGTTCCGGCTCAGCTACCACTACATCCTGACCATCGTCGTCTCGGCCGCGGTGGCCGCCGCGCTGTACGTGCTGCTCAACCGGACCCGGACGGGGACGGCGATGCGGGCATCGGTCGACAACAAGGAACTGCTGCAACTGTTCGGCTCCAGCGCCGACCGCGTGTCGATGGCCAGCTGGGCGATCGGCTCGTCGCTCGCCGCACTCGCCGGCATCCTGCTCGTCTCGGTCGTGCAGCTGAACTATTACGACCTCACCTTCTTGGTGATCAACGCGTTCGCGGCGGCTATGTTCGGACGGCTGCAGCACCTCCCGTTGACCTACCTGGGCGCGATCGTGCTCGGGCTCGGGCAGACCTACGTCCAGGGGTACCTGCCCAGCGGGGAGCTGCTGCTGGGGTTCCGCGACGCGCTACCGACCATCGTGCTGTTCGCGGTGCTGATCTTCGTGCCGCAGGTGCGGCTGCGCGTCGGTCAGATCAGGGGCATCCTCGCGGCTCCCGTGCCGACCCGGCGGCGCACCGCGGAGGTCGCCGTCGGTCTGGTGATCGCGGTGACCGTGGTCGGACAGTTCCTCGGCGCGACGAACCAGTTGCGCCTCGGCGACGCGCTGGCGTTCGGGATCGTCATGCTGTCGCTGGTGCTGCTCACCGGCTACGGCGGCTACGTCTCGCTGGCGCAGTTGAGCTTCATGGGCATCGGTGCGGCGGTCGTGTGCAAGCTGGACACGAGCTCGCCGCTTGCGGTGCTCGCGGCGGCGCTGATCGCGGCGGCCGTGGGTGCACTCGTGGCGCTGCCCGTGCTGCGCCTCACCGGTCTGTACCTCGCGCTCGCGACTTTCGCGTTCGCGCAGCTGATGGACAAGCTGGTGTTCCAGGCCTCGTTCATGTTCGGCTTCAACGGCAGCCTCAACGCCAAACCCGTCTCGCTGTTCGGCTATCGCTTCGACAACGCGAACCGGTACGTGTTCTTGCTGGTCGTGGTGTTCACGCTGATCGCGATCGGCCTGCTCGCCCTGCGGCGCGGTCCGGTCGGCCGGGTGCTGATCGCGATGCGCGACAGTCCCGCCGCGTGCGGCACGCTCGGGCTGAACCAGCGCTGGTTCCGCGTCGGGCTGTTCAGCCTCGCGGCAGCCATCGCCGGAGTCGGTGGCGGCCTGGTCGCCGGGCTGCGCGGCACCGTGTCCCAGCAGGACTTCCAGGCACTGTCCGGCCTGCTGCTGCTGCTGCTCGCGGTGGTGTGCGGCGCGACCTCGATGACCGGCGCGTTCCTCGGCGGCCTGCTGCTGATGCTGCTGCCGGTGCTGCAGTCGCAGTTCCCGGCGCTCGGGGGCCTGGAATTCCTGATCATCGGCGTGGGCGCGGTGAGCCTCGGGCGTGACCCGAACGGCTTGGCGAACCTGCTGTTCACGGCCGGCCGGGCGATCCGCAGGCGGATCCCGCGGCTGTCCGGATCCGGGCCCGCCGGCTCACCCGCCGACGCTCCCGTCCACAGCACGGCGAGGGAGCAGGAACGGGTGATCAGCCATGGCCTTGCTTGA
- a CDS encoding ABC transporter ATP-binding protein, with the protein MALLDVERVSMRFGGIVAVNEASLSVESGSITGLIGPNGAGKTTLFNVVTGLQPVASGRIRFRGRDVTHASPNSRAKAGMARTFQRLEAFGSLTVRENVLVASEIHAGVPSWFRRRSNGVDELLERVGLTRYAGQRADSVPTGVARLLELARALAIQPRLLLLDEPSSGLDETETGHFGALLREVAADGCAVLMVEHDMQLVMGVCEYIHVLEFGKVIARGDPAQIRSDRTVQVAYLGFGDTPDEHTLQLPPVGAT; encoded by the coding sequence ATGGCCTTGCTTGACGTGGAGCGGGTCAGCATGCGGTTCGGCGGCATCGTCGCGGTGAACGAGGCGTCGCTGTCGGTCGAGTCCGGCAGCATCACCGGACTCATCGGCCCGAACGGTGCCGGCAAGACCACCCTGTTCAACGTCGTCACCGGCCTGCAGCCGGTGGCCAGCGGCCGGATCCGCTTCCGCGGCCGCGACGTCACGCACGCCAGCCCGAACAGCCGCGCGAAGGCGGGCATGGCTCGCACCTTCCAGCGGCTCGAGGCGTTCGGCTCGTTGACGGTCCGCGAGAACGTGCTGGTCGCCAGCGAGATCCACGCGGGCGTGCCCAGCTGGTTCCGGCGTCGCAGCAACGGCGTCGACGAGTTGCTCGAGCGGGTCGGGCTGACGCGCTACGCCGGTCAGCGCGCCGACTCGGTGCCGACGGGCGTCGCGCGACTGCTCGAGCTGGCCCGGGCGCTCGCGATCCAACCGCGGCTGCTGCTGCTGGACGAGCCGTCGTCCGGGCTGGACGAGACCGAGACCGGGCACTTCGGCGCACTGCTGCGTGAGGTCGCGGCCGACGGCTGCGCGGTGCTGATGGTCGAGCACGACATGCAGCTGGTGATGGGGGTTTGCGAGTACATCCACGTGCTCGAGTTCGGCAAGGTCATCGCGCGCGGTGACCCGGCTCAGATCCGATCCGACCGCACCGTCCAGGTCGCCTACCTCGGCTTCGGCGACACGCCGGACGAGCACACGCTGCAGCTGCCGCCGGTGGGCGCGACGTGA
- a CDS encoding ABC transporter ATP-binding protein, producing MSRPAPILELIDVHAAYGRIEVLRGVDLVVARGAVVALLGPNGAGKTTLLRVLSGLMRPTAGDIHLAGVHVSGASPDRLTRAGLCLVPEGRGVFPNLTVEENLWLASSAGVAVEQILTQAYARFPRLKQRRRQLAGSLSGGEQQMLSLARALASDPALLLLDELSMGLAPLIVEGLYDTVAEIAERGVSILVVEQFASSALRVADYAAVMQGGRIVATGEPAEIENRLTDLYFGGAA from the coding sequence GTGAGCCGGCCGGCACCGATCCTGGAGCTCATCGACGTCCACGCGGCCTACGGGCGGATCGAGGTGCTGCGCGGTGTCGACCTGGTGGTGGCGCGCGGCGCGGTCGTCGCCCTGCTCGGGCCGAATGGCGCGGGGAAGACGACCCTGCTGCGCGTGCTCAGCGGGCTGATGAGACCGACGGCGGGCGACATCCACCTCGCCGGCGTGCACGTGTCCGGTGCCTCGCCGGACAGGCTGACCCGGGCGGGACTGTGCCTGGTGCCGGAGGGGCGCGGCGTCTTCCCGAACCTGACCGTCGAGGAGAACCTGTGGCTCGCCTCGTCGGCAGGCGTCGCGGTCGAGCAGATCCTGACCCAGGCCTACGCGCGCTTCCCGCGGCTCAAGCAGCGGCGTCGGCAGCTCGCAGGCAGCCTGTCCGGCGGCGAGCAGCAGATGCTTTCGCTGGCCCGCGCGCTCGCGTCCGACCCGGCCTTGCTGCTGCTCGACGAGCTGTCGATGGGGCTCGCCCCGCTGATCGTCGAGGGGCTGTACGACACGGTCGCCGAGATCGCCGAGCGCGGCGTGTCGATCCTGGTCGTCGAGCAGTTCGCGAGCAGCGCCCTGCGGGTGGCGGACTACGCCGCGGTGATGCAGGGCGGGCGGATCGTCGCAACCGGTGAGCCCGCGGAGATCGAGAACCGACTGACCGACCTCTACTTCGGAGGTGCAGCGTGA
- a CDS encoding choice-of-anchor P family protein: protein MKRAVKWYAAGAAAAIGTLLWPGPGAAAAGGLGGYTATARAEVVHVELYEPVVPIPGSPQGDGSIAYTKVSTESGPTSRATASYLWPGDVIGDGFDQLLQQPGATYPVQVNSRNPATVAAPAKNAAQISDGNGMSTSANDTSANGTVSLVGLGGGADPLGGLGSGLGTLLGKTSAPKAPAVPVPVAATKPLAALVTANGVTSDSTVTIGKSAITSRAHAAVADLSLLGGIIKLSGVDVLSTVVSDGSRATVTQQAALGGLTIAGVAVKLGDKGLDLAGAGARLPALGDTLGALLKTLGISFAVVPVARSVDGPTGSSTAQVLQISVDTTPLKSQLNSPLSAIVALLGPKLATQLAPVLQLSPKIVLTVGDATASASASPAYDPGSGGVVPPPLGSGGSSGGDSGGGAALPPAGGTGGAGSGVLGGGTGPGSSGGGGQPALVNGQPVAARPVALQAPALPALGTVPRLLVLGALAFAGLLGWLLRNAGGAVFGGAGSCDFGLATGVPDLRKG from the coding sequence GTGAAGCGCGCAGTCAAGTGGTACGCCGCTGGCGCGGCCGCCGCGATCGGCACGCTGCTCTGGCCCGGGCCCGGCGCCGCGGCCGCCGGTGGCTTGGGTGGGTACACGGCCACCGCCCGCGCCGAGGTCGTGCACGTCGAGCTGTACGAACCGGTCGTGCCGATACCGGGCAGCCCGCAGGGGGACGGCAGCATCGCCTACACCAAGGTGAGCACCGAGAGCGGGCCGACCTCACGCGCGACGGCGAGCTACCTGTGGCCGGGCGACGTCATCGGCGACGGCTTCGACCAACTGCTCCAGCAGCCGGGCGCCACGTACCCGGTGCAGGTGAACTCGCGAAACCCGGCCACTGTCGCCGCGCCGGCGAAGAACGCAGCGCAGATCTCCGACGGCAACGGGATGAGCACGTCGGCGAACGACACGAGCGCCAACGGGACCGTGTCGCTCGTCGGCCTGGGCGGTGGCGCCGACCCGCTCGGCGGATTGGGGTCCGGCCTGGGCACGCTGCTCGGCAAGACGTCCGCGCCGAAGGCACCCGCGGTGCCGGTCCCGGTCGCGGCGACCAAGCCGCTGGCCGCCTTGGTGACCGCGAACGGTGTCACGAGTGACAGCACCGTCACCATCGGCAAGAGCGCGATCACCTCGAGGGCGCACGCTGCCGTCGCCGACCTCTCCCTGCTCGGCGGAATCATCAAGCTCTCCGGCGTCGACGTGCTGAGCACCGTGGTCAGTGACGGCAGCCGGGCGACGGTCACCCAGCAGGCCGCTCTCGGCGGCCTCACCATTGCCGGTGTCGCCGTGAAGCTCGGCGACAAGGGCCTCGATCTCGCCGGTGCCGGCGCGAGGTTGCCGGCGCTCGGCGACACGCTCGGCGCGCTGCTGAAGACGCTGGGCATCTCATTCGCCGTGGTCCCCGTGGCCAGGAGCGTCGATGGCCCGACCGGCAGCAGCACCGCCCAGGTCCTGCAGATCAGCGTGGACACCACCCCACTGAAATCACAGCTCAACTCGCCGCTGAGCGCGATCGTCGCACTGCTGGGGCCCAAGCTGGCGACCCAGCTCGCGCCCGTCCTGCAACTGTCGCCGAAGATCGTGCTCACCGTCGGGGACGCGACCGCCTCGGCGAGCGCGTCACCTGCCTATGACCCCGGCAGCGGCGGCGTCGTGCCGCCACCACTCGGCTCCGGCGGCAGCTCGGGCGGCGACTCGGGCGGCGGCGCCGCGCTGCCGCCCGCGGGCGGCACCGGCGGCGCGGGCAGCGGCGTGCTGGGCGGCGGTACCGGACCCGGCTCCAGCGGCGGCGGCGGGCAGCCCGCGCTGGTGAACGGCCAGCCGGTTGCGGCCAGACCGGTCGCGCTGCAGGCGCCCGCGCTGCCGGCGCTCGGCACCGTGCCGCGACTGCTGGTACTCGGCGCGCTCGCGTTCGCGGGCCTGCTCGGCTGGCTACTGCGCAACGCCGGCGGCGCCGTGTTCGGGGGAGCCGGTAGCTGCGACTTCGGCCTGGCAACCGGCGTTCCCGACCTGCGAAAGGGATGA
- a CDS encoding glucose 1-dehydrogenase produces the protein MGMLEGRVAIITGAARGQGAAAARRFVGEGARVVIADVTDDTGKTLADELGAAALYRHLDVSSEQEWDAVVGEAVEQFGGLDVLVNNAGVLHFAALTDTTLADYQRVIGVNQIGTFLGMRAAARVMRAGGSIVNVSSVEGMAGMPYVLAYTASKFAIRGMTKVAALELGPRGIRVNSVHPGMIDTKMVQDAIGGHEVDVTPVTNKLALRRVGRAAEIAELVLFLASDRSSYSTGSEFVADGGSLATHALNVGAGG, from the coding sequence ATGGGCATGCTCGAGGGCAGGGTCGCGATCATCACGGGCGCGGCACGGGGGCAGGGTGCCGCGGCGGCGCGGCGTTTCGTCGGTGAGGGTGCGCGGGTGGTGATCGCGGACGTCACCGACGACACCGGCAAGACCTTGGCCGACGAACTCGGCGCGGCCGCGCTGTACCGGCATCTGGACGTCTCGTCCGAGCAGGAGTGGGACGCCGTGGTCGGCGAGGCCGTCGAGCAGTTTGGTGGCCTGGACGTGCTGGTGAACAACGCCGGCGTGCTGCACTTCGCGGCGCTCACCGACACCACGCTCGCCGACTACCAGCGGGTCATCGGGGTGAACCAGATCGGGACCTTCCTGGGCATGCGCGCCGCAGCTCGCGTGATGCGGGCCGGCGGATCGATCGTGAACGTCTCGTCCGTCGAGGGCATGGCGGGCATGCCGTACGTGCTGGCGTACACGGCGAGCAAGTTCGCGATCCGAGGTATGACCAAGGTCGCGGCGCTCGAACTCGGGCCGCGGGGCATCCGGGTGAACTCGGTGCACCCGGGCATGATCGACACGAAGATGGTGCAGGACGCGATCGGTGGCCACGAGGTCGACGTCACGCCGGTGACGAACAAGCTGGCGCTGCGCCGGGTCGGCAGGGCAGCGGAGATCGCCGAACTGGTGCTGTTCCTGGCCAGTGACCGCAGCTCCTACTCCACCGGCTCGGAGTTCGTCGCCGACGGCGGGTCGCTCGCCACCCACGCCCTGAACGTGGGTGCCGGCGGCTGA
- a CDS encoding VOC family protein: MTIPSAISLVTLGVRDVRAATAFYQSLGFERSSASVDGEVSFFRTTSAILAVWGEDELAADAHQPGGRPTGFRGVALALNVADRAQVDTALQAAERAGATVPKPAEATDWGGYSGYFADPDGHLWEVAHNPFWPLDERGLPQLP, from the coding sequence ATGACGATCCCCTCCGCGATCAGCCTGGTCACCCTGGGCGTGCGCGACGTGCGTGCGGCCACCGCCTTCTACCAATCGCTCGGCTTCGAACGCTCCAGCGCCTCGGTGGACGGCGAGGTGAGCTTCTTCCGTACCACGAGCGCGATCCTGGCCGTGTGGGGCGAGGACGAGTTGGCCGCCGACGCGCATCAACCCGGCGGCCGGCCCACCGGTTTTCGAGGCGTGGCGCTCGCCCTCAACGTCGCCGATCGCGCGCAGGTCGACACCGCACTTCAGGCGGCCGAGCGAGCCGGCGCCACCGTCCCCAAGCCGGCCGAGGCGACCGACTGGGGCGGCTACAGCGGGTACTTCGCCGATCCGGACGGGCACCTCTGGGAGGTCGCCCACAACCCCTTCTGGCCCCTGGACGAGCGTGGCCTGCCGCAGCTGCCCTGA
- a CDS encoding VOC family protein — MTRDVQITFDCADPAALSTFWAAALGYRLQPPPKGFDSWEAALESFGVPREQWNSRSAIVPVEGERPRIFFQRVPENKAAKNRLHIDVRAAPGLEGEERMSALEAEADRLQALGATRAYRVEPDPAQLEVGFITMRDPEGNEFCLD, encoded by the coding sequence ATGACCAGAGACGTTCAGATCACGTTCGACTGCGCCGATCCTGCCGCGCTGTCCACGTTCTGGGCCGCGGCACTCGGCTACCGGCTGCAACCGCCGCCGAAGGGGTTCGACTCGTGGGAGGCTGCGCTGGAGTCCTTCGGCGTGCCGCGTGAGCAGTGGAACTCGCGCTCGGCGATCGTGCCTGTCGAGGGCGAGCGTCCGCGCATCTTCTTCCAGCGCGTACCCGAGAACAAGGCGGCCAAGAACCGGCTGCACATCGATGTCCGTGCCGCGCCGGGACTCGAGGGCGAGGAACGGATGAGCGCGCTCGAGGCCGAGGCCGACCGGCTGCAGGCGCTCGGTGCGACCCGCGCCTACCGGGTCGAGCCGGACCCGGCTCAGCTGGAGGTCGGCTTCATCACGATGCGCGACCCGGAGGGCAACGAGTTCTGCCTCGACTAG
- a CDS encoding ubiquitin-like protein Pup, whose translation MPTHDSGQTRPQREREDSVEETTEASTDVAERHEKLTEDVDAILDEIDDVLETNAEDFVRAFVQKGGQ comes from the coding sequence ATGCCCACCCATGACAGCGGCCAGACCCGTCCACAGCGCGAGCGCGAGGACTCGGTCGAGGAGACCACCGAGGCGAGCACCGACGTTGCCGAGCGCCACGAGAAGCTGACCGAGGACGTCGACGCGATCCTCGACGAGATCGACGACGTGCTGGAGACGAATGCGGAAGACTTCGTCCGAGCATTCGTCCAAAAAGGGGGCCAGTAG
- the prcB gene encoding proteasome subunit beta: protein MDRAGGLGAVHGILRYATLPGSSSFTEFLSGAAPGLMPAAPSAGTTVPHGTTIVAAAFAGGVVMAGDRRATAGNLIAQRDIEKVFASDDYSLVGIAGAAGLAIELVRLYQVELEHYEKIEGTQLTLDGKANRLATMIRGNLGQAMQGLAVVPLFAGFDIDATDPASAGRIYSFDVTGGRYPEHYYHSVGSGSLFAKGALKKLWRPGLDRDAIVRVVVESLYDAADDDSATGGPDLTRGIFPIVMLATAEGTSRVDDDELGTVVRAILTDREARPGA, encoded by the coding sequence ATGGATCGAGCCGGCGGCCTCGGTGCCGTCCACGGCATACTGCGCTATGCGACCTTGCCCGGTTCATCCTCGTTCACCGAGTTCCTCTCCGGCGCGGCGCCGGGCCTGATGCCGGCTGCGCCCTCAGCCGGAACGACCGTCCCGCACGGCACCACGATCGTCGCGGCGGCGTTCGCCGGCGGGGTCGTGATGGCCGGTGATCGCCGGGCTACGGCCGGCAACCTGATCGCCCAGCGCGACATCGAGAAGGTGTTCGCGTCCGACGACTACTCGCTGGTCGGCATCGCCGGTGCCGCGGGACTGGCGATCGAACTGGTCCGCCTCTACCAGGTCGAACTGGAGCACTACGAGAAGATCGAGGGCACCCAACTGACCCTGGACGGCAAGGCGAACCGGCTTGCCACGATGATCCGCGGCAACCTCGGCCAGGCGATGCAGGGGCTGGCCGTCGTCCCGCTGTTCGCCGGCTTCGACATCGACGCGACCGACCCGGCGTCCGCGGGCCGGATCTACAGCTTCGACGTCACCGGCGGGCGCTACCCGGAGCACTACTACCACTCGGTCGGCTCCGGCTCGCTGTTCGCCAAGGGTGCGCTGAAGAAGCTGTGGCGGCCCGGCCTGGACCGCGATGCGATCGTGCGTGTCGTGGTCGAGTCGCTGTACGACGCCGCCGACGACGACTCGGCCACCGGTGGACCAGACCTGACCCGCGGCATCTTCCCGATCGTCATGCTCGCGACCGCCGAGGGCACATCCCGCGTGGACGACGACGAGCTCGGCACGGTCGTGCGCGCCATCCTCACCGACCGTGAAGCCCGCCCGGGTGCCTAG